Proteins encoded in a region of the Mucispirillum schaedleri ASF457 genome:
- a CDS encoding flagellin — protein sequence MALSIVNNPTAIGAQGGVNSVNSKLAKTIKSLSTGLRINTAADDASGLAVSEKLRAQISGLNKAATNAQDAISMLQTAEGAMGSMTSMVQRIRELAVQAGDPAYTTNDRAMLQLEVDQLKEEIDRVSNSTEFNTKKLLNGDAAALWSASTDNIEAVVKGTAVEGNYKLSYDVDPGKNSVYKSNIMRLGEGAMSYDINTNGTSITKFDNIKGMMRESNTQIKVQGTAATTASAAFTGGTGGMNSAAMTAAGFETASAAATGANSYSIEFEAVGDRTASGTGQIRFRVMNTKTGEISEWATAAVNSAGAVLNASAISTGLVGISKAVLSSAAATFTATAAWTNGDKMLVSVAGARAANSAGASIQIGSTGSTLHITAGATSEDKQLTHVIHTAQMDKAGNVYYGQMDITLERGKVVSGTGTIDILGTGDVASKYTKLSQLAQFTNSDGRMILSNTQEISIYAGNGKTAKITLEGSDTIADLESKLTAALVEQLDMGADNTNTAATTVNNNLVKYVETPTGGDHAVEGTFVIQSAVLGEKSNLTFVGDEAVLSALGITQIQEAADSALNVRVTDAHTGEFIGEDVVTDNRLRNVIQGVDVIINPESAADVNFINGKMVFTDKLGAEEAFLHIKDNSTKAAVGANEGQVIDISIGRLDTVGMGIDGINVATFNDAQKAITKLDMALEQISAARAIAGAQMNRLEYTITNLNTTRENMVSAESRIRDLDIAQASSDLAAQQVLLQSATAMLAQANQIPSYAAQLLQ from the coding sequence ATGGCACTTTCAATCGTTAACAACCCAACAGCAATAGGCGCACAAGGCGGCGTAAACAGCGTAAACAGCAAACTTGCAAAAACAATAAAATCATTATCAACTGGTTTAAGAATAAATACTGCAGCAGATGATGCATCAGGTTTAGCAGTATCAGAAAAATTAAGAGCACAGATTTCTGGTTTAAACAAAGCAGCAACAAATGCTCAAGATGCAATAAGTATGTTACAGACAGCAGAGGGAGCAATGGGCTCAATGACATCTATGGTTCAGCGTATAAGAGAACTTGCAGTTCAGGCAGGCGACCCAGCTTATACAACTAATGACAGAGCAATGTTACAGCTTGAAGTAGACCAGTTAAAAGAAGAAATAGACAGAGTTTCTAATTCAACAGAATTTAACACTAAAAAACTTTTAAATGGTGATGCAGCTGCATTATGGTCAGCATCTACTGATAATATAGAAGCAGTAGTTAAAGGCACAGCAGTAGAAGGCAACTACAAATTATCTTATGATGTAGACCCTGGCAAAAACTCAGTATATAAATCAAATATTATGCGTCTTGGTGAAGGTGCAATGTCTTATGACATAAATACAAACGGCACAAGCATAACTAAATTTGATAATATTAAAGGTATGATGCGTGAAAGCAACACTCAAATTAAAGTTCAAGGCACAGCAGCAACAACAGCTTCAGCAGCATTTACTGGCGGAACAGGCGGCATGAACTCTGCTGCAATGACAGCAGCTGGCTTTGAAACAGCAAGTGCAGCAGCAACTGGTGCAAACTCATATTCAATAGAGTTTGAAGCAGTAGGCGACAGGACAGCAAGCGGCACAGGTCAAATCCGTTTCCGTGTAATGAATACTAAAACTGGTGAAATCAGTGAGTGGGCAACAGCAGCAGTAAATAGTGCAGGGGCAGTATTAAATGCATCAGCCATATCAACTGGTTTAGTAGGTATTAGTAAAGCAGTGTTGTCATCAGCTGCTGCAACTTTTACAGCAACAGCAGCTTGGACAAATGGAGATAAAATGCTTGTGAGTGTTGCAGGTGCAAGAGCAGCAAACTCAGCTGGTGCATCAATACAAATAGGCTCAACAGGCTCTACTTTACATATTACTGCAGGTGCTACAAGTGAGGATAAACAGCTTACTCATGTAATACACACAGCACAGATGGATAAAGCTGGTAATGTATACTATGGACAAATGGATATAACTCTTGAAAGAGGCAAAGTGGTATCTGGAACAGGAACAATAGATATTCTTGGCACAGGTGATGTTGCTTCTAAATATACAAAACTTTCTCAGCTGGCACAGTTTACTAACTCAGATGGTAGAATGATTTTAAGTAATACACAAGAAATCAGCATATATGCAGGCAATGGTAAAACAGCAAAAATTACTCTTGAAGGCAGCGATACAATAGCAGATTTAGAAAGCAAATTAACAGCAGCTTTAGTTGAACAGTTAGATATGGGGGCAGATAATACAAATACAGCAGCAACTACAGTTAATAATAACTTAGTAAAATATGTAGAAACTCCAACAGGTGGAGACCATGCAGTAGAAGGCACATTTGTAATACAAAGTGCAGTGCTTGGTGAAAAATCTAACTTAACATTTGTAGGTGATGAGGCTGTGTTATCAGCATTAGGTATCACTCAAATTCAGGAAGCTGCAGACTCTGCATTAAATGTAAGAGTAACAGATGCCCACACTGGTGAGTTTATTGGCGAAGATGTAGTTACAGATAACAGATTAAGAAATGTTATACAAGGTGTAGATGTTATCATTAATCCAGAATCTGCTGCAGATGTAAACTTTATAAATGGTAAAATGGTGTTTACAGATAAACTTGGTGCAGAAGAGGCATTCCTGCATATTAAAGATAACTCCACAAAAGCAGCAGTTGGTGCAAATGAAGGACAAGTGATTGATATATCAATAGGCAGATTAGACACAGTAGGTATGGGAATTGATGGCATAAATGTAGCAACATTTAATGATGCACAAAAAGCAATAACAAAATTAGACATGGCATTAGAGCAAATCTCAGCTGCAAGAGCGATAGCTGGTGCACAAATGAACAGGTTAGAGTATACAATTACTAACTTAAATACAACAAGAGAAAATATGGTATCAGCAGAAAGCCGTATAAGAGATTTAGATATAGCTCAAGCATCAAGCGATTTAGCAGCACAGCAAGTATTACTTCAGTCTGCAACAGCAATGCTTGCACAAGCTAACCAAATTCCAAGCTATGCAGCACAATTATTACAATAA
- a CDS encoding competence protein CoiA family protein produces MKRNSHKYQHFALDQDNNIVDIKNTVDNNKYYCPNCHAKMILKRGQIRQWHFAHKTNKCSYDSYLHSIAKKMIADWFNNNEHITLKLNCENKCRKYEKCKIYNKDICSIPIKKTFDLKKYYKKCILEHKYNGFVADIYCEHKSAPIFIEIYVTHECSLEKKNSGIHIIELRIQSEEDIINIINSSELIENQNIQLYNFKRQEDTTYNTKQDIQKYILFPSLKSHVDKVSYTCKNYDKIRKGIYEISIPYDDCIPMFFDCGSLYTMGQAMAYHAGYLKKSCQLCKWQAKNDLMDEPPICILYKKCGNPKYCQDNIPAKCTMFKENMNDINKAVFEFKQYIKNNWADIWINNQ; encoded by the coding sequence ATGAAAAGAAATTCTCATAAATATCAACATTTTGCACTTGACCAAGATAATAATATTGTTGATATAAAAAATACAGTTGATAATAATAAGTATTATTGTCCTAATTGTCATGCTAAAATGATATTAAAACGCGGACAAATACGCCAATGGCACTTTGCCCATAAAACAAATAAATGTTCATATGATAGTTATTTACACTCTATTGCAAAAAAAATGATTGCTGATTGGTTTAATAATAATGAGCATATCACATTGAAATTGAACTGTGAAAATAAATGTAGAAAATATGAAAAATGTAAAATATATAATAAAGATATTTGCAGTATACCAATAAAAAAAACATTTGATTTAAAAAAATATTACAAAAAATGTATACTTGAACATAAATATAATGGTTTTGTTGCAGATATATATTGTGAACATAAGTCTGCTCCTATTTTTATAGAAATATATGTAACACATGAATGTAGTCTAGAAAAGAAAAATTCAGGAATTCATATTATTGAGCTGCGAATACAATCAGAAGAAGATATAATAAATATTATAAATTCATCAGAATTAATTGAAAACCAAAATATTCAACTATACAATTTTAAAAGACAAGAAGATACTACATATAATACTAAACAAGATATACAAAAATATATACTATTTCCTTCACTTAAAAGTCATGTTGATAAAGTTTCATATACTTGTAAAAACTATGATAAAATAAGAAAAGGAATATATGAAATAAGTATTCCATATGATGACTGTATACCAATGTTTTTTGATTGTGGTTCGCTTTACACTATGGGACAAGCCATGGCATATCATGCTGGGTATTTAAAGAAAAGTTGTCAGCTTTGCAAATGGCAGGCAAAAAATGATTTAATGGATGAACCACCTATATGTATACTATATAAAAAATGCGGTAATCCTAAATACTGTCAAGATAATATACCAGCCAAATGCACTATGTTTAAGGAAAATATGAATGATATTAATAAAGCAGTATTTGAATTTAAACAATACATAAAAAATAATTGGGCAGATATTTGGATAAATAATCAATAA
- a CDS encoding AMP-binding protein produces MLKKFLKQISFTSQQDFADNYEVLVPENFNFAYDVVDAWALEEPNKKAMLWTDDEGKRFDFTFADFKKFSDMTASFFAKLGIKKGDTVMLILKRRFEFWFSMLGLHKLGAIAIPATHLLTDKDIIYRNNAADVKMIVACGDKQIIEHVNKSKHASPTLEYTVSIGPEIPDGWENFHKEINEAPEFERPAHVNNNDDISLIYFTSGTTANPKMAAHDFLYPLGHIITGKYWHNLDENSLHLTISDTGWGKAVWGKLYGQWIAGANIFVYDHEKFTPAEILKAIEKYKITSFCAPPTVFRFLIREDIMNTDLSSLKWCTIAGEALNPAVYDTFYEMTGIKLREGFGQTETTLTVVTLPWIEPKPGSMGLPNPQYNVDIITSDGKVADVGEHGQIIIRTDKKKPLGLFKEYYKDKEKTDAVWNNDIYYTGDIAWRDKDGYFWFVGRADDIIKSSGYRISPFEVESVLMTHKAVVECAVTAAPDELRGQVVKATVVLADEYKNCHHEEMIKDIQDYVKKTTAPYKYPRIVEIVDKLPKTISGKIRRVEIREKDN; encoded by the coding sequence ATGCTTAAAAAATTTTTAAAACAAATTTCTTTTACTTCACAGCAGGATTTTGCTGATAATTATGAAGTTCTTGTTCCTGAAAATTTTAATTTTGCCTATGATGTGGTAGATGCATGGGCGTTAGAAGAACCAAATAAAAAAGCAATGCTGTGGACAGATGATGAAGGCAAACGGTTTGATTTTACATTTGCTGATTTTAAAAAATTCTCAGATATGACAGCCTCTTTCTTTGCCAAACTTGGTATAAAAAAAGGCGATACTGTTATGCTGATACTTAAACGAAGGTTTGAGTTTTGGTTTTCTATGCTTGGTCTGCATAAGCTTGGTGCAATAGCAATACCAGCCACACACCTTTTAACTGATAAAGATATTATTTACAGAAATAATGCAGCTGATGTTAAAATGATAGTTGCCTGTGGAGATAAGCAAATTATAGAGCATGTAAATAAGTCAAAACATGCATCCCCTACATTAGAATATACTGTATCTATTGGTCCAGAAATACCAGATGGCTGGGAAAATTTTCATAAAGAAATAAATGAAGCACCAGAATTTGAGCGTCCTGCTCATGTTAATAATAATGATGATATATCATTAATTTATTTTACATCAGGCACAACTGCAAACCCTAAAATGGCAGCTCATGATTTTTTATACCCACTTGGACATATTATAACAGGCAAATACTGGCATAATCTTGATGAAAACAGTCTGCATTTAACTATATCTGATACTGGCTGGGGAAAAGCTGTATGGGGTAAGCTTTATGGACAGTGGATAGCAGGTGCTAATATTTTTGTATATGACCATGAAAAATTTACACCAGCAGAAATATTAAAAGCTATTGAAAAATATAAAATAACATCTTTTTGTGCCCCCCCTACTGTTTTTCGCTTTTTAATAAGGGAAGATATTATGAATACCGACCTTTCTTCTCTTAAATGGTGCACTATTGCAGGTGAAGCATTAAACCCTGCTGTATATGATACCTTTTATGAAATGACAGGCATAAAATTACGAGAAGGGTTTGGACAAACAGAAACAACTTTGACTGTTGTTACTCTGCCATGGATTGAGCCAAAACCGGGCTCTATGGGGCTTCCTAACCCGCAGTATAATGTAGATATTATTACAAGTGACGGCAAAGTGGCAGATGTTGGTGAACATGGTCAGATTATTATAAGGACAGATAAAAAGAAACCACTTGGACTTTTTAAAGAATATTATAAAGATAAAGAAAAAACAGATGCTGTGTGGAATAATGATATTTATTATACCGGAGATATTGCATGGCGTGATAAAGACGGCTATTTTTGGTTTGTTGGAAGAGCTGATGATATTATAAAAAGCTCAGGTTACAGAATAAGCCCTTTTGAAGTAGAAAGTGTATTGATGACACATAAAGCAGTTGTAGAATGTGCTGTTACTGCTGCACCTGATGAATTAAGGGGGCAGGTAGTTAAAGCAACAGTCGTGCTTGCAGATGAATATAAAAACTGCCACCATGAAGAAATGATAAAAGATATTCAAGACTATGTGAAAAAAACTACTGCACCTTATAAATATCCGCGAATAGTAGAAATAGTTGACAAGCTGCCTAAAACAATAAGTGGTAAAATAAGGCGTGTAGAAATCAGAGAAAAAGATAACTAA
- the tpx gene encoding thiol peroxidase encodes MNTVTFKGNVFHLEGEMPALNSKIKAFSLLANDLSAKTQKDYEGKVLVLVAVPSLDTGVCDMEVRKFNEKAASLSDDVRIVAVSLDLPFAQSRWCGAAGVKNVETLSDHYSAEFGKTYGVLIKELRLLARSIFVYDKTGMLVYYELVPEVTNEPNYDAAIDAVKKAL; translated from the coding sequence ATGAATACAGTTACATTTAAAGGAAATGTGTTTCATTTAGAAGGTGAAATGCCTGCACTTAATTCTAAAATTAAAGCTTTCTCATTACTTGCTAATGATTTATCTGCTAAAACTCAAAAAGATTATGAAGGTAAAGTATTAGTGCTTGTTGCTGTTCCGTCACTTGATACTGGTGTATGTGATATGGAAGTCAGAAAATTTAATGAAAAAGCAGCATCTTTATCTGATGATGTCAGGATAGTTGCTGTAAGTTTAGACCTTCCATTTGCTCAAAGCAGATGGTGTGGTGCAGCTGGTGTGAAAAATGTTGAAACTTTATCAGACCATTACAGTGCAGAATTTGGTAAAACTTATGGTGTATTAATAAAAGAATTAAGGCTTTTAGCAAGAAGTATATTTGTTTATGATAAAACTGGTATGTTAGTTTATTATGAGCTTGTGCCTGAAGTAACTAATGAACCAAACTATGATGCAGCAATAGATGCTGTAAAGAAAGCATTATAA
- a CDS encoding TolC family protein, which yields MKYLCSALIIILLSGCIHTITDDEIKSSYNMPENFRNALYIKDLNDNKTISSYKEPLEEIKSMLPDNSFISILDTASKENPDLLILLSKIKQARYQLKSATGAMIPKISGSLDYSYGENSDGLNGSLSLSWEVDIYGKLDALRKSKKELIKYAEENYVNGQVTLAADTASYYFSIRKSAAQLFFANQILKNHKTIVDIYTQMQNSGLMDESEYISASMDYLNAQNSVQQYQVEVEQNKNALYALINNKDINITIDMVYDTSFAPTIPKINDIPMDVILNRPDVRASVYTLNSELYNHYNKKMSLLPSLSINGNLGQLLASSTGIGDFIWQIVMSLTAPLLNRQELYAQLKIQEETVNQAELSLQKSINTAVSDIENTSFAMLSSNKSYGNTKDILESAKISMDILESRWKAGLIDDVEYLKAQNDFLNAYISFYSAWYENISSSIMLYKAFGGSFSPKQSNGEL from the coding sequence ATGAAATACTTATGTAGTGCATTAATAATAATTTTGCTTTCTGGCTGTATTCATACAATAACTGATGATGAAATAAAATCATCATACAACATGCCTGAAAATTTCCGAAATGCATTATATATTAAAGATTTAAATGACAATAAAACAATATCATCATATAAAGAGCCTTTGGAAGAGATAAAATCTATGCTTCCAGATAACAGCTTTATTTCAATTTTAGATACTGCATCAAAAGAAAACCCTGATTTACTTATACTTCTTTCAAAAATAAAGCAGGCACGCTATCAGCTAAAAAGTGCAACAGGTGCTATGATACCAAAGATTTCAGGCTCTCTTGATTATTCTTATGGAGAAAATAGTGACGGCTTAAACGGCAGCCTTAGTCTATCATGGGAAGTAGATATTTATGGTAAACTTGATGCTCTAAGAAAATCTAAAAAGGAATTAATCAAATATGCAGAAGAAAATTATGTAAATGGTCAGGTAACTTTGGCAGCAGATACTGCATCATATTATTTTTCCATTAGAAAATCAGCAGCACAGCTTTTTTTTGCAAATCAAATACTGAAAAATCATAAAACAATAGTGGATATTTATACGCAGATGCAGAATTCAGGTCTTATGGATGAATCAGAGTATATTTCTGCATCAATGGATTATTTAAATGCTCAGAATAGTGTTCAGCAGTATCAGGTGGAAGTGGAGCAAAATAAAAATGCACTATATGCACTTATTAATAATAAAGATATAAATATTACAATAGATATGGTATATGACACATCGTTTGCTCCAACTATTCCAAAAATAAATGATATACCAATGGATGTAATATTAAACAGACCTGATGTCCGAGCATCAGTTTATACATTAAACAGTGAACTTTATAACCATTATAATAAAAAAATGTCTCTGCTTCCAAGCCTTTCTATTAATGGAAACTTAGGGCAGCTGCTTGCATCATCAACTGGTATTGGTGATTTTATCTGGCAGATTGTTATGTCTCTTACAGCACCTTTATTAAACAGACAGGAGCTTTATGCTCAGCTTAAAATACAGGAAGAAACTGTAAATCAGGCAGAGTTATCTTTGCAAAAATCAATAAACACTGCTGTAAGTGATATAGAGAATACAAGTTTTGCTATGCTTTCATCTAATAAATCTTACGGCAATACAAAAGATATTTTAGAAAGTGCAAAAATATCCATGGATATATTAGAATCTCGCTGGAAAGCAGGCTTAATAGATGATGTGGAATATTTAAAAGCACAAAATGATTTTTTAAATGCATATATATCATTTTATTCTGCATGGTATGAAAATATTTCGTCATCAATAATGCTTTATAAAGCTTTTGGCGGAAGTTTTTCACCAAAGCAGTCAAATGGAGAATTATAA
- a CDS encoding efflux RND transporter periplasmic adaptor subunit, which produces MLTTEEMYKTLRPKRTKKSIIITLFIVVLIISAIFYYIFRDKGPAYIYTTEKAGIGNVASLVSATGTISATNEVLIGSQVSGTISAVFVEENDAVKKGDILAVINPDTINQTIARYEAQLNSAKASFNASKVQYNNKKLNYNRLKHVYDATGGKSPSRTELDNAQMEFSTAQAEMYVKEASILEAETNLNSAKIDLKNSIITSPIDGVVLTRSIDAGQTVAASFSTPELFVIAENLEKMKLVVNISEADVGKVAENQKVRFTVDTFPDDEFVSTIYRVNKGSTKSNDNIVSYETTIYIDNNNLKLRSGMSATADIETDSAENAVLIPVAALFFQPLIEDTSEAGKRPAMLQGPPGRRPKSAKEVNTDISKNASIYVLVNGKPELRHIVTGVSDGKNIQVIEGISSEDDIITSMKRI; this is translated from the coding sequence ATGCTTACTACAGAAGAAATGTATAAAACACTTCGTCCTAAAAGGACTAAAAAATCTATTATTATTACTTTATTTATTGTTGTTTTAATAATATCTGCAATTTTTTATTATATATTCAGAGATAAAGGCCCTGCATATATTTATACTACAGAAAAAGCAGGCATTGGCAATGTGGCATCACTTGTAAGTGCTACTGGCACAATTTCTGCAACTAATGAAGTATTAATAGGCAGTCAGGTTTCAGGCACAATTTCTGCTGTATTTGTAGAAGAAAATGATGCAGTGAAAAAAGGCGATATTTTAGCAGTTATCAACCCAGATACAATAAACCAGACAATAGCACGATATGAAGCACAGCTTAATTCTGCAAAAGCATCATTTAATGCTTCAAAAGTGCAGTATAATAATAAAAAGTTAAATTATAACAGGTTAAAGCATGTTTATGATGCTACTGGTGGTAAATCACCGTCAAGAACTGAGCTGGATAATGCTCAAATGGAATTTTCTACGGCTCAGGCTGAGATGTATGTAAAAGAAGCATCTATTTTAGAAGCGGAAACAAACTTGAATAGTGCAAAAATTGACTTAAAAAATTCAATTATTACAAGCCCTATTGATGGAGTTGTCCTAACAAGAAGTATAGATGCAGGTCAGACTGTTGCAGCATCATTTTCTACACCAGAACTTTTTGTAATTGCAGAAAATTTAGAAAAAATGAAGCTTGTTGTTAATATATCAGAAGCAGATGTGGGAAAAGTTGCAGAAAATCAAAAAGTTCGCTTTACTGTTGATACTTTTCCAGATGATGAGTTTGTATCAACAATATACAGGGTAAATAAAGGCTCTACAAAGTCAAATGATAATATTGTAAGCTATGAAACAACTATTTATATAGATAATAATAATTTAAAACTTCGTTCAGGAATGAGTGCAACAGCAGATATTGAAACAGACAGTGCAGAAAATGCTGTGCTTATACCTGTTGCTGCTCTATTTTTCCAGCCACTTATAGAAGATACATCTGAAGCTGGCAAAAGACCTGCTATGCTGCAAGGTCCACCGGGAAGAAGACCAAAGTCTGCTAAGGAAGTAAATACTGATATTTCAAAAAACGCTTCAATTTATGTGCTTGTCAATGGGAAACCAGAACTTAGGCATATTGTTACAGGTGTAAGCGATGGTAAAAATATACAGGTTATTGAAGGCATCAGTAGTGAAGATGATATTATTACAAGTATGAAAAGAATATGA
- a CDS encoding ABC transporter ATP-binding protein translates to MSDFIKLRNIVKVYGSGANSFLALKGIDLDINKGEFVALMGPSGSGKSTMANILGCLDKATKGSYFFNGVDVFSLNRNETALLRRNYIGFIFQGFNLLARTTALENVELPLLYRGMPKKQRREKARQALNMVGLLEWEKHTSAQLSGGQQQRVAIARAIASNPLFLLADEPTGNLDTKRSVEIMDILSNLNKELGITILMVTHEPEMAQYASREVHFRDGEVNAAEAVLR, encoded by the coding sequence ATGAGTGATTTTATTAAGCTGAGAAATATTGTAAAAGTATATGGAAGTGGGGCAAATTCATTCCTTGCATTAAAAGGTATTGATTTAGATATTAATAAAGGTGAGTTTGTTGCACTTATGGGTCCGTCAGGCAGTGGCAAATCTACTATGGCTAATATTTTAGGCTGTCTTGATAAAGCAACAAAAGGCTCATACTTTTTTAATGGTGTAGATGTATTTTCACTTAACAGGAATGAAACAGCACTTTTAAGAAGAAACTATATTGGGTTTATTTTTCAAGGCTTTAATCTGCTGGCAAGAACTACTGCTCTTGAAAATGTGGAGCTTCCATTATTATATAGGGGTATGCCTAAAAAGCAAAGGCGGGAAAAAGCAAGACAGGCTCTTAATATGGTAGGGCTTTTAGAATGGGAAAAGCATACAAGTGCCCAGCTTTCAGGTGGACAGCAGCAGCGTGTGGCAATAGCAAGAGCTATTGCATCAAACCCATTATTTTTACTTGCTGATGAACCAACTGGAAACTTAGATACAAAACGAAGTGTTGAGATTATGGATATACTTTCTAATTTAAATAAAGAGTTAGGCATTACTATTTTAATGGTTACTCATGAGCCTGAAATGGCACAGTATGCATCAAGAGAAGTGCATTTTAGAGATGGAGAAGTAAATGCAGCGGAGGCTGTTTTAAGATGA
- a CDS encoding ABC transporter permease, translating into MIFNAVFLALRQISRNYLRAFLTMLGVIIGVGAVIIMINLGNGTQAMIKSAIESLGSNLLMIHAPPHLNPGGTTKSRYFTMKEVETIEDRVAGIKAVAPTNMSSVVAKYMNKNVQTSISGVTEGYFTAVDWKIAEGRSFENKEYIAGTNTCIIGESVRKNLLGSTPAAGTRLKVGSVVCDVVGVLESKGQGGRGNDQDDIILMPLKAFQRSISPSNPIYNIKIIMVSLNEDVDYKAASEQIAVILRHMRNIYDKSKDTFEIQSTKEIQETVEKSIGSLTVFIGAVAGVSLLVGGIGIMNIMLVSVTERTREIGTRLAIGALEKEVLLQFLVESATISAVGGFIGIIFGFFMTLLLSAKLHIPFTFDVKIATVSFIFSGFIGIVFGYLPARKASRLNPIDALHHE; encoded by the coding sequence ATGATATTTAATGCTGTATTTTTGGCTTTAAGGCAGATAAGCAGAAACTATTTAAGAGCATTTTTAACCATGCTTGGTGTAATTATTGGTGTTGGTGCTGTTATTATTATGATTAATTTAGGTAATGGAACACAGGCTATGATTAAATCAGCTATTGAAAGTTTAGGCAGTAATCTTTTAATGATACATGCTCCGCCGCATTTAAATCCGGGCGGCACAACAAAAAGCCGTTATTTTACTATGAAAGAAGTAGAAACCATTGAAGACAGAGTGGCGGGGATTAAGGCTGTTGCTCCTACTAATATGTCATCAGTAGTTGCAAAATATATGAATAAAAATGTGCAGACTTCTATATCAGGTGTAACAGAGGGTTATTTTACTGCAGTTGACTGGAAAATAGCAGAGGGTAGAAGTTTTGAAAATAAAGAATATATAGCAGGCACAAATACATGTATTATAGGGGAGAGTGTCCGTAAAAATCTGCTTGGCAGCACCCCTGCTGCTGGCACTAGATTAAAAGTAGGCTCAGTAGTATGTGATGTGGTAGGTGTTTTAGAAAGCAAGGGACAGGGTGGCAGAGGAAATGACCAGGATGATATAATACTTATGCCATTAAAAGCATTCCAAAGAAGCATAAGCCCAAGTAATCCTATATATAATATTAAAATTATAATGGTATCTTTGAATGAAGATGTTGATTATAAGGCAGCATCAGAGCAGATTGCTGTAATATTAAGACATATGCGTAATATTTATGATAAATCAAAAGATACTTTTGAAATACAAAGCACAAAAGAAATACAGGAGACGGTAGAAAAATCTATTGGTAGTCTGACAGTATTCATTGGTGCAGTGGCAGGAGTAAGTCTGCTTGTTGGCGGCATTGGTATTATGAATATTATGCTTGTATCAGTAACAGAAAGGACAAGAGAGATAGGCACACGGCTTGCAATTGGTGCATTAGAAAAAGAAGTCCTTTTACAGTTTTTAGTAGAGAGTGCAACAATTAGTGCTGTTGGCGGGTTTATCGGCATAATATTTGGTTTTTTTATGACACTGCTGCTTTCTGCAAAACTGCATATCCCATTTACATTTGATGTAAAAATTGCAACAGTATCTTTTATTTTTTCAGGATTTATTGGCATAGTTTTTGGCTACCTGCCTGCAAGAAAAGCATCACGCCTAAACCCAATAGATGCATTGCATCATGAGTGA